From Brassica oleracea var. oleracea cultivar TO1000 chromosome C3, BOL, whole genome shotgun sequence, a single genomic window includes:
- the LOC106336144 gene encoding pollen-specific protein C13, whose product MSKAILLVALCFLPALAMSARPNKNPFVVRGRVYCDTCLAGFETSASTFIPGAVVRLECKDRRTMELTYRHEARTDSTGSYKILVSEDHEDQFCDTMLVSSSQLRCSNVSPGHNRARVTLTRFNGIASDERFANNLGFLRDAASPGCAEIMKQYQEIED is encoded by the exons GCAATTCTTCTGGTTGCTCTCTGCTTTTTACCGGCTCTAGCCATGTCGGCTCGTCCGAACAAGAACCCTTTCGTCGTCAGAGGCCGTGTCTATTGCGATACTTGCCTCGCTGGTTTCGAAACTTCTGCCTCTACTTTCATCCCTG GTGCGGTGGTTAGATTGGAGTGCAAAGACAGGAGAACAATGGAGTTAACCTACAGGCACGAGGCGAGAACCGACTCAACAGGATCGTACAAGATCTTGGTTAGCGAAGACCATGAGGATCAGTTCTGTGATACAATGTTGGTTAGTAGCTCTCAGTTACGCTGCTCCAACGTCTCACCTGGTCATAACCGTGCCCGTGTGACCCTCACTCGTTTCAACGGCATTGCTTCAGACGAACGTTTCGCTAACAACTTGGGCTTCCTAAGGGATGCAGCATCACCAGGCTGTGCTGAGATCATGAAGCAATATCAAGAAATTGAAGACTAA
- the LOC106336143 gene encoding random slug protein 5, whose product MNPNQVSNGFVKPVPTEEEKGKIEELRKLLGPLPEKLSSFCSDDAVLRYLRARNWHVKKAAKMLKETLKWRVQYKPEEICWEEIADEAETGKIYRSSCVDKHGRPVLIMRPSVENSKSVKGQIRYLVYCMENAIQNLPPGEEQMVWMIDFNGYSLANVSLRTTRETAHVLQEHYPERLSLAILYNPPKFFEPFWKVARPFLEPKTRNKVKFVYSDDPNTKQIMEENFDMDKLESAFGGNDDSGFNIEKHSERMKEDDKKRLAALKDIASPSLDSLSFLSVSDGATSDSAHLGSEDVSEDEHQPHGMSEKKESIP is encoded by the exons ATGAACCCTAATCAAGTCTCTAATGGGTTTGTGAAACCTGTTCCTACAGAAGAAGAGAAGGGAAAG ATTGAGGAACTGAGAAAACTGTTAGGTCCATTGCCGGAGAAACTCTCGAGTTTTTGTTCGGATGATGCAGTTTTGAGGTATCTAAGAGCTCGCAATTGGCATGTCAAGAAAGCTGCCAAGATGCTTAAAGAAACCTTGAAATGGAGAGTTCAATACAAACCTGAGGAAATCTGTTGG GAGGAGATAGCTGATGAAGCAGAGACAGGGAAGATATATAGATCTAGTTGTGTGGACAAACACGGACGACCTGTTCTTATCATGAGACCGAGTGTTGAG AATTCGAAGTCGGTGAAAGGCCAGATTAGATACCTTGTGTACTGTATGGAGAACGCAATCCAGAATTTGCCACCAGGGGAGGAACAAATGGTGTGGATGATAGATTTCAACGGCTATAGCTTGGCGAATGTATCCTTAAGAACTACCAGAGAAACCGCTCATGTATTACAAGAACACTACCCTGAGAGATTATCTTTGGCCATTCTTTATAATCCTCCCAAGTTCTTTGAACCCTTCTGGAAG GTGGCAAGACCTTTCTTAGAACCGAAGACACGGAACAAAGTCAAGTTTGTTTACTCGGACGACCCAAACACCAAGCAAATCATGGAGGAGAACTTCGACATGGACAAACTGGAGTCAGCGTTTGGTGGAAACGATGACTCGGGTTTCAACATAGAAAAGCACTCTGAGAGGATGAAAGAAGACGACAAGAAAAGATTGGCTGCGCTGAAGGATATTGCCTCCCCTTCTCTCGACTCACTCAGCTTCTTATCGGTCTCTGATGGTGCCACCTCTGACAGTGCTCATCTTGGTTCTGAAGATGTGTCCGAGGACGAGCATCAGCCTCACGGTATGAGTGAGAAGAAAGAATCTATCCCATGA